Genomic segment of Vibrio celticus:
CACGTAAAGATGAACTGGGCGATATGAGTCAGCAAATAGATACCATGCTCGACAAACTGCAAAGCACGCTTCGCACAGCCAATGAATCGGCGGATTTATCCAGTAATATGGCGAGCCACATCGCTCAAGCCAGTGAAGAAGCAGCAACCAGTGTCAACTCACAACATGCACAGCTTGAATTGTTATCGACTGCAATGACAGAGATGAGCGCGACTATTTCTGATGTCGCTGTGAATGCCGAAAATACCGCGGATAGCACCAATAAGGTTGTCGATCATGCAAACCAGAACGACCAGAACATGCAGGTAACGTCTGAGACTATATCTCAGGTTTCAGAGAACATTTCGACCGCGAACAACTTAGTCAGAGATCTGCAATCAGGCGTGACTGAAATAAGCCAAGTCGTTGGTGTGATTCGTGATGTATCAGAACAAACGAACTTGTTAGCGCTCAACGCAGCAATAGAAGCGGCACGTGCAGGAGAGCAAGGAAGAGGATTCGCGGTTGTTGCTGATGAAGTTCGAAATCTTGCTAGCCGCACTCAGAATTCAACCAACGAAGTGCAATCCACGATTGAGAAACTGACTCAACAAGCAGAACGCACCTTTAAGGCAATGCAAAGCAGTAACGAGAAGGTTGATCACAGCGTTGTCGCGTCTAACGAAACTCGCCAGCAACTCGATGTGATTGTGAATGAACTGCATAACGCTAACGACATGGTCGCGCAGATCGCCGCAGCCTCAGAGCAGCAAAGCACGGTAGCCACTGAAATGAGTGAAAGTGTCACTGGTATTCATCTCGCTGCAAATGAAGTGCTGCAGGCCTCACAATCGCTCGCAGAAGACAGTCAGAAAATGGCGAACACCACAGAGCACCTTACTGAGCAATTGAAATACTTTAAGGTTTAGCCTAAATACAACTGAGCTGAAGATAAAAAGCCCATAAAAAACACCTCCGCACTTGAGATAAGTTCGGAGGTGTTTTTATTTATGGATAGTCATTTGCGATAAGAAACAAACGTCGAAAGCATCAAGCCTAATGCGCTGCCACTGAAATCTTCGGTGGGTTGATGTTGTGCTTCTTAAACTCTTTCATCACACGCAAGGTAATGTCGGTTTCAAACAGCTTCTCATACGCAGTATCCACAACGTAAGCCTTACAGGTTAGCTGTATCGCAAGGTAGTTATCGGTAATCGTCTGTTTAACCAAAACCGTTACAGGCTTCGGCAAGTGGATATAACGACTTGAAGACGCCGCTTCTTGAATCAGATCGCGGGCTAGGGTGATGTCTTCATCCATACCAACGTAAAACGGAATCACCACCTGCATGTCTAATGCGCCATAGTTACCACTGGTGGTCACTTCATTTAAGAACTTGTTATTCGGAATGGTAATGATGTCGTCATTCAATGTTCTCATTCGTACCGAACGCAAACCGATAGTGATAATGTCGCCATAGTTACCCTCAAACGTGACGCGGTCACCAACTTGAAAGGGTCTATCAATCATCACCGTGATACCGGCGATGAATGAAGCAGCCAAGTCTTTAAGCGCAAAGCCTACCGACACGGCGAGGGTGCCACCAATCAAGGCCAGTATTTGGTCGTTGATTCTAAAGCTCATCATGAACACGATAAGACCGGTGCTCACATAGATGAAGAACTGAGTAAACGACTGCAGTTTTTGTAGTAGCATTCGATATTGCACGAACTGACTACCAAAGCTGGTCACTAACGAGTTGATGAACTTAAGCAGCAACCACATCGCAGCGATAACGATCATGGAGAAGAACACGCCGCTCCATCGCACAAGGCTCGCTATTTTAGAGATGTTTTCTACGTTAGCTAACTCTTCCGTCGCAAAGGTCGGGAAACTGACAGCACTTGCCAAGCCAACAAATAGTAGGATAAATAACTTCTTCATTTTACTTCACCAGTAGATGTTGACGGTCGAGAACGTTCGTAATATGGCGGAACCAGTGCTCAGAAATTCGAGCCTTTTCTTCATGCCAACCAATATAACCACGGCTTTCAAAGTAACGCAGAATCCCCGTTATCTCTGCCGTGCTCAGCTGTGTACATTCAGACAACACTTCCGGAGAAGCGATTTCCAGTTGTACGATAGAACGAAGTACAGCCAGCATAGGTTTCGGCATATTTTCCAGCTCCTGGGCTTCAGGAACATGGAACAGACGCACCACTGCTTGATCTGTCTCTTTGTTTCGGTTCAAAGAGAGTCGGAAGAAACGCAGCGCAACGGTAGGGTTGCCATCAGAGTAGTGCCACAAAATTCGATAGAAACCTTGGCGTGCACGTTCTTCTTCACTCATATCATCTTGGTCCCATTGCTTAGGGACTACTAAACCATCAAAAGACAACGGCTTCTCAAGCTCCGTATTGATACGGCTATTTAGAAGTTCACCCACTTGTTTCTCTGTCCAACGCGGAAGGAAACACACCAAGTCAAACAGCAAACGTTCGCCACGCGCTCTATCCACAAATCGCCAGCTTGATTTGGCGATCGATATCACGACACGGTGGTTCTTTTTAGAACGACGCAGAAGGTTGGTCAAACGAATCAAATCAGACAGGCCACCGACCATTGGTTGCACCAGTCGTTGTGCGTTATCAATCGCGATAAGGTAAGTGGTATTGCTCTTACGAAGATGCGCTAATATTTGAATTTCAGTCGCTTCTTCGTCCAAGCCAATGCTCACGGCTAAATGCGCTAAAAGCTCTTGGTAACCCGCATAAGGGCAACTCACGTATACAGGCTCAGCGTTAGAGACTTTGTGCAGTAAGGTATATAGCAGCGTTGTCGCGCCGACACCACGTTCGCCAGACACAATACAGATAGCCGGGCTGTCTGACATTAAGTAGCGTGATAACTGCTTAATTTCATCTCCCGCGTAATCTATCAACGTACTGTCGATATTACCCGGAAGAATGTATTCATAGGTTTGATCGCCTTTGATTCGAACCAAGTTTTGCTGATTCTTATCAAGGTCAGACTGTTTAGCAACTTCAATTCTAAATAGATAAGCTAAGGCCTGGCTAAACAAAGTGTAATTGGATAGCAGGGCCATAATTCGATGTTGAAAGTTGTAAACACTCAACCACACGATGCCAATGGCCGTCGCCAATATATTAAGTAAGAAGGTATCCTTGCGGTTTACTGCCCAATTCACCCAAACCGGACGATCAGAGATGTGTTGCAACGTATCGAAGACCTTCGCTCTCCATAGTCTGAGAACTGAGATCGTGACCAGCACAAACCAGAAAAACAGAGCGCTGTAAATCCAGCTGTAAATCGTACCTTTGCCTAGCGTAATACTCGATATCTGGAGAATCACACCCGCAACGATGAAGCTCCACACGTAACGGCGAATAGTCGATAGGCGTAGTGCTATCACTTCTTGATTTGATGTCCGACCTAAACGGTAGGCAAATTCCAAAATAAAGCTGATGGCAATCGAACCACCTAGAATCCACCAAGTGAAGATCTCCAGGAAAATCAAATGTTGAAGACTAGGGATACTAGAAAGCACTCTCAATGACAATGTGATGGCAATTAGCCAAGCAATCGCACGATCAGCGCGGCTGATATACCAAATCACGCGAACCAGAAAAGGAGGGTTCGTTTTCGCTTCAAGAAAGTTAATTCGAAACAGTTCAATCAAGCGGGTGCTGTTGGCAAGCCACCACACTAAACCGAAGTAGATGAATAACACTTTTAGTGAGGCACCAATCACTGGCACTGGCGAAATAAAGATGTCTTTAACAAGCGCTTTAAAGCTACGAATTTGGAAATAAACAAGATACTCAATATTGAGTTTGGTCAATTCCCACTCTTGCTTAAACTGGGTCACACCATAGGGACCAAAACCGGTTAAACGCTCTTTGTTTGCAGAGTTGGTCTGCTCTAAAAGATGCTGTTTACTTACGTTCAAGCTATTCAGCGTGACGTAACTGGTTTGAACGGCAAACCATTGATCGGCGTCGCTGTTATCTCTGTAAGCTTTTATCTGTTGCTCGAAGGTTTTGATTTCCTGCTTTTGAACTCGCAGAACTTCGGCAAGCAGAATATTGACTTGGCGTCTGTCCGACGGCTCCATAAAGAGAGGATCGGGTAACGAATCAATTCGATCATCGAGGTCAACAGCAGAATCGGATACCTGCGGCTGAGATTGTAAGTCATATTCCAAGTTGGCATGACTAGGCCAAGAGAGAATGGCCAAAGTGAGGATTAAGAAGCGCGATAGTGAACGCATAAAAGTCTCTTAGAATTATGAGGTTAGGATTACTATAGTTAGATAATCTGACTTTGTGAAATCCAACCCCGTATCGGGGGCGAGTACTTTATTCCTGTTTCGATCGATTTTGTCATGAAATTGTCAGGGATTAGACTAGTATTTGAGCATCT
This window contains:
- a CDS encoding methyl-accepting chemotaxis protein, with the protein product MKLSNLSIKSKLVSIVILSVVLLVMASTFNLMQQRASSMQERQDKLSAQVETAVSLASYYYNQRNVLGEEVAKDRALQAIKTLRYDNTNYFWILNQQLNIISHPLKPELDGTNAGNLRDGAGKHHWREMVTISRTPEEKGFLDYQWMSPQGELKDKISYVQLFPEWNWVIGSGILVADIQEAFYALAIKEGMVAVVLSGLLFAMGYAISNNILVPLNKLIDNTHKIADGDLRVRMNMTRKDELGDMSQQIDTMLDKLQSTLRTANESADLSSNMASHIAQASEEAATSVNSQHAQLELLSTAMTEMSATISDVAVNAENTADSTNKVVDHANQNDQNMQVTSETISQVSENISTANNLVRDLQSGVTEISQVVGVIRDVSEQTNLLALNAAIEAARAGEQGRGFAVVADEVRNLASRTQNSTNEVQSTIEKLTQQAERTFKAMQSSNEKVDHSVVASNETRQQLDVIVNELHNANDMVAQIAAASEQQSTVATEMSESVTGIHLAANEVLQASQSLAEDSQKMANTTEHLTEQLKYFKV
- a CDS encoding mechanosensitive ion channel family protein yields the protein MKKLFILLFVGLASAVSFPTFATEELANVENISKIASLVRWSGVFFSMIVIAAMWLLLKFINSLVTSFGSQFVQYRMLLQKLQSFTQFFIYVSTGLIVFMMSFRINDQILALIGGTLAVSVGFALKDLAASFIAGITVMIDRPFQVGDRVTFEGNYGDIITIGLRSVRMRTLNDDIITIPNNKFLNEVTTSGNYGALDMQVVIPFYVGMDEDITLARDLIQEAASSSRYIHLPKPVTVLVKQTITDNYLAIQLTCKAYVVDTAYEKLFETDITLRVMKEFKKHNINPPKISVAAH
- a CDS encoding ATP-binding protein, whose amino-acid sequence is MRSLSRFLILTLAILSWPSHANLEYDLQSQPQVSDSAVDLDDRIDSLPDPLFMEPSDRRQVNILLAEVLRVQKQEIKTFEQQIKAYRDNSDADQWFAVQTSYVTLNSLNVSKQHLLEQTNSANKERLTGFGPYGVTQFKQEWELTKLNIEYLVYFQIRSFKALVKDIFISPVPVIGASLKVLFIYFGLVWWLANSTRLIELFRINFLEAKTNPPFLVRVIWYISRADRAIAWLIAITLSLRVLSSIPSLQHLIFLEIFTWWILGGSIAISFILEFAYRLGRTSNQEVIALRLSTIRRYVWSFIVAGVILQISSITLGKGTIYSWIYSALFFWFVLVTISVLRLWRAKVFDTLQHISDRPVWVNWAVNRKDTFLLNILATAIGIVWLSVYNFQHRIMALLSNYTLFSQALAYLFRIEVAKQSDLDKNQQNLVRIKGDQTYEYILPGNIDSTLIDYAGDEIKQLSRYLMSDSPAICIVSGERGVGATTLLYTLLHKVSNAEPVYVSCPYAGYQELLAHLAVSIGLDEEATEIQILAHLRKSNTTYLIAIDNAQRLVQPMVGGLSDLIRLTNLLRRSKKNHRVVISIAKSSWRFVDRARGERLLFDLVCFLPRWTEKQVGELLNSRINTELEKPLSFDGLVVPKQWDQDDMSEEERARQGFYRILWHYSDGNPTVALRFFRLSLNRNKETDQAVVRLFHVPEAQELENMPKPMLAVLRSIVQLEIASPEVLSECTQLSTAEITGILRYFESRGYIGWHEEKARISEHWFRHITNVLDRQHLLVK